The following coding sequences are from one Methanococcoides orientis window:
- the pncB gene encoding nicotinate phosphoribosyltransferase, protein MIRSILDNDLYKFTMQMAVLELFPDARAEYHFINRGEQRFTSEFVAELRRTINEDIVGLALNDEEYSWLKINCPFFKPSYLEYLKNFRFDPSEVRLSLTDDGDLDLWVEGPWHSSILWEIVLMASISELYFTIVEKDWLNRFASNGDDPETTLMNEYGNLMSEMGEELSTNGCIFSEFGTRRRRGFKLHDKVVDVLHRLESFAGTSNVYLAKKYGVRPIGTIGHEWIMGNSALVGLRNANLFAFENWIKVYKGDLGIALSDTFGSKPFFRNFGLELAKLYDGVRHDSGDPFKFADEVIEHYKKLGIDPMKKSLVFSDSLHVKDAIRLKEHCKGRINCSFGIGTSLTNNSDFFSYSPPLNMVIKLHKIDNIPVVKLSDSADKATGDRDALRVANYIFGRKGLDD, encoded by the coding sequence GTGATCCGATCGATACTGGACAATGACCTCTACAAGTTCACAATGCAGATGGCTGTGCTGGAACTTTTCCCTGATGCACGGGCAGAGTACCATTTCATAAACAGGGGAGAACAGCGCTTTACTTCTGAGTTCGTGGCAGAACTAAGGCGAACTATCAATGAAGACATTGTTGGATTGGCACTGAATGATGAGGAATATTCCTGGCTTAAGATAAATTGTCCTTTTTTCAAACCTTCTTATCTTGAGTATCTTAAGAACTTCCGCTTCGATCCTTCTGAAGTAAGATTATCCCTCACCGATGACGGTGATCTTGATCTCTGGGTAGAAGGGCCATGGCATAGCTCCATTCTCTGGGAGATCGTCCTCATGGCGTCCATCTCGGAACTTTATTTCACGATTGTGGAAAAGGACTGGTTGAACCGGTTCGCATCCAATGGTGATGATCCTGAGACCACTTTAATGAACGAGTATGGTAATCTGATGAGCGAGATGGGTGAAGAACTCAGCACAAACGGTTGTATCTTCTCAGAATTCGGAACCCGGCGACGCAGGGGATTCAAGTTACACGACAAGGTGGTTGACGTCCTACACAGGCTTGAGTCATTTGCCGGAACAAGCAATGTCTATCTTGCTAAAAAGTACGGTGTCCGTCCTATAGGAACCATCGGACATGAATGGATCATGGGTAATTCTGCTCTTGTGGGACTCCGAAACGCAAACCTCTTCGCTTTCGAGAACTGGATAAAGGTCTACAAAGGTGATCTGGGAATTGCACTGAGTGATACGTTCGGATCAAAGCCTTTCTTCAGGAACTTCGGTCTTGAGCTTGCCAAGCTCTATGATGGTGTCCGCCATGACAGCGGAGATCCTTTTAAGTTTGCGGATGAGGTCATTGAGCATTACAAAAAGTTGGGTATCGATCCTATGAAGAAGTCACTTGTTTTCAGTGATTCACTCCATGTAAAGGATGCTATCAGGCTGAAAGAGCATTGTAAAGGCCGCATCAATTGCAGTTTTGGTATCGGAACAAGTCTGACGAACAATTCTGATTTCTTCAGCTACAGTCCACCGCTTAACATGGTGATCAAGCTCCACAAGATCGATAACATACCTGTGGTGAAGCTGAGTGATTCTGCGGACAAGGCCACAGGGGATCGCGATGCTCTGAGGGTTGCCAACTATATTTTCGGCAGGAAAGGACTGGACGATTAA
- a CDS encoding DMT family transporter, with translation MEDRTKGILYMLMVVAIWGFSFVATKMLLDYLDPAIIAFTRFFIATVLLFAICRKRESYSRNEVKYVAIAGFLGITCYYMFENVALTFTTATNSSLISATVPVFFLFTVDALRRKFSRPIKYFGAFIAFVGVGLLILNGKFNLDLNPLGDFLMFGSVFSWVFYTLIIDRMGSRNILIVSRDLTLSGTVFLLPFALFEAQDLRIDIFSQNDLLVVIAALIYLGVFCSAFGFLFWNKAIHLAGSSTTTNGIYLLPLVTIIGDSIIIGNVPNIYVVIGAVLVLAGVYLSERN, from the coding sequence ATGGAAGATCGAACAAAAGGAATTCTCTACATGTTGATGGTTGTTGCCATCTGGGGATTTTCCTTCGTTGCTACAAAAATGTTGCTTGATTACCTTGATCCTGCAATCATTGCGTTTACCCGCTTTTTCATTGCTACCGTCCTTCTGTTCGCTATTTGCAGGAAAAGGGAGAGCTACAGCCGCAATGAGGTCAAGTATGTTGCAATCGCTGGTTTTCTGGGGATCACCTGTTACTATATGTTCGAGAACGTGGCACTGACATTCACAACAGCCACCAACTCATCCCTCATAAGTGCCACTGTACCGGTATTCTTCCTGTTCACTGTCGATGCCCTCAGAAGGAAGTTCTCAAGACCAATAAAGTATTTTGGAGCATTCATTGCCTTTGTTGGAGTTGGTTTACTGATATTGAACGGAAAGTTCAACCTTGACCTTAACCCTTTAGGAGATTTTCTGATGTTCGGATCCGTCTTTTCCTGGGTATTTTACACCCTGATCATCGACCGAATGGGTTCAAGGAACATCCTCATTGTTTCTCGGGACCTCACATTGTCAGGAACGGTCTTTCTCCTTCCCTTTGCACTTTTTGAAGCACAGGACCTGAGGATAGACATATTCTCACAAAATGACCTGCTGGTGGTCATAGCTGCTCTTATCTATCTGGGAGTTTTCTGCTCAGCATTTGGTTTCCTTTTCTGGAACAAAGCAATACACCTTGCAGGGTCAAGTACGACTACCAATGGAATATACCTGCTCCCGCTTGTGACCATCATTGGAGACAGCATAATAATCGGTAATGTGCCGAATATCTATGTGGTGATCGGGGCAGTGCTTGTACTTGCAGGAGTTTACCTCTCCGAGCGTAACTGA
- a CDS encoding ABC transporter permease, which produces MKPAKILKISLNMVKANKLRSWLTIIGVIIGIASVMTVVTTGEFFQDQVTKTLEGFGGDTITIVASTPFQIINEEEVGVDPVEDQGYNEYLEDPDMEAQAKLTKKDVLTLERIPEVEYINVKVESSALLDMSGEETSVWISGVDPKVWEKMTTENIAEGRMLKSGDRNVVVISDSLANEAFKDKKIRLNQMIVLNERSYRVVGILAKGDGLLGGISSMFGSSVYMSCDDVYGLQSEDDVFAKEEGVYDSIEVMLYEGSDVNAVLDDMDKKLKLSRRVDEDTKDFYISSQKEIMEGTNKLITGLTAFLAFIAGISLLVGSVGIANTMFTSVLEKTKEIGIMKAIGARNEDILMIFLCNAALIGLVGGLLGILLGTAIVQVIVFLISMQLKIPFIFTLSLKATAVATIVSIGVGLVAGLMPAKNASKLNPVDALRYE; this is translated from the coding sequence ATGAAACCGGCGAAGATATTAAAGATATCATTGAACATGGTCAAGGCTAATAAGCTGCGAAGCTGGCTTACCATCATTGGCGTTATCATAGGGATAGCATCTGTTATGACAGTAGTAACAACAGGTGAATTTTTCCAGGATCAGGTGACCAAAACACTGGAAGGATTTGGAGGTGATACTATCACCATAGTTGCTTCCACACCTTTCCAGATCATTAATGAAGAAGAAGTAGGTGTCGATCCTGTTGAGGATCAGGGGTACAATGAGTATCTGGAAGATCCTGACATGGAGGCACAGGCAAAGTTGACAAAAAAAGATGTACTGACCCTTGAACGTATCCCTGAGGTCGAGTACATCAACGTAAAAGTGGAAAGCAGTGCATTACTGGATATGAGTGGAGAAGAAACGTCCGTATGGATAAGTGGTGTGGACCCGAAGGTATGGGAGAAGATGACCACAGAGAATATCGCCGAGGGCCGGATGCTAAAAAGCGGTGACAGGAATGTTGTGGTGATCTCTGATTCACTTGCTAACGAGGCTTTCAAGGATAAGAAGATAAGGCTTAACCAGATGATCGTCCTTAATGAAAGGTCCTACAGGGTGGTTGGTATCCTTGCAAAAGGTGACGGACTGCTTGGAGGCATAAGTAGTATGTTCGGTAGTAGTGTCTACATGTCATGCGATGATGTCTATGGCCTTCAATCTGAGGATGATGTTTTTGCAAAAGAGGAAGGTGTCTACGATTCCATTGAAGTGATGCTTTACGAAGGATCCGATGTGAATGCTGTGCTCGATGACATGGACAAAAAGCTGAAGTTATCAAGACGTGTCGATGAAGATACAAAGGATTTCTACATATCCTCACAGAAGGAGATAATGGAAGGTACTAATAAGCTGATCACCGGTCTGACCGCATTCCTTGCTTTCATTGCAGGGATCTCACTGCTGGTAGGTTCTGTGGGCATTGCCAACACTATGTTCACTTCAGTGCTTGAGAAGACAAAGGAGATCGGTATCATGAAAGCAATTGGTGCCAGAAATGAAGACATCCTCATGATATTCCTGTGCAATGCTGCCTTGATCGGTCTTGTAGGCGGTCTACTTGGGATCTTGCTGGGAACAGCGATCGTCCAGGTCATTGTTTTCCTGATCTCTATGCAGCTGAAGATACCATTTATATTCACACTTAGCCTGAAGGCAACAGCAGTGGCAACCATCGTTTCAATTGGAGTTGGTCTGGTTGCCGGTCTCATGCCTGCAAAGAATGCATCGAAGCTGAATCCTGTAGATGCTTTGAGGTATGAGTAA
- a CDS encoding COG1361 S-layer family protein, giving the protein MSFGQTAMALTNSDRGLVVDLLNQNPDPVKPGDVLEVRFSIQNARSSTTDSVVVELVPKYPFSKVSGQPLIENIGKLGKRYEDENSKVVKFELLVDNNVNAGQYPLEVLVYEQGNRNHASLKQEVMIDVDSESNAEIESISLEKLVPGKKTNLSFVIKNVGNSPLKNAMFSWDSTGDLILPVGSSNVKYINFIDIGENATVEYQVLTNVNTKPGLYKLDMILVYDDVEELQTITQAGTLENQKRKTIESKAGIYIGGTTDFDIVFVEQTMRGDYSFSVSNIGNNKASSVTISIPDQEGWSMNGGSNSVVLGSLQKGDYTMADFGITPDNYGEFLPLKFQIAYTSSDGEREVQEKELSVLASKPVVVQESAKSSGSKSWLVLAFAVACVAGFVFYNNKKKKL; this is encoded by the coding sequence ATGTCATTTGGACAAACTGCAATGGCTCTGACCAATTCAGACAGGGGATTGGTCGTAGATCTCCTTAATCAAAACCCTGATCCCGTAAAACCCGGTGATGTTCTTGAGGTCAGATTTTCCATCCAGAATGCCAGATCAAGTACAACAGATAGCGTTGTTGTTGAGCTCGTACCAAAATATCCTTTCAGCAAAGTTTCCGGTCAACCTCTCATTGAGAACATCGGTAAGCTTGGAAAGAGGTATGAGGACGAGAACAGCAAGGTTGTAAAGTTTGAACTTCTTGTCGACAACAATGTCAATGCAGGTCAATATCCTCTTGAGGTATTGGTCTATGAGCAGGGCAACAGGAACCATGCTTCCTTGAAACAGGAGGTCATGATCGATGTTGACAGTGAATCAAATGCTGAGATCGAGTCTATAAGCCTTGAAAAACTGGTTCCGGGAAAGAAGACCAACCTGTCCTTTGTCATAAAGAACGTTGGCAATTCTCCACTGAAGAATGCTATGTTCTCCTGGGATAGTACAGGTGACCTCATACTACCTGTTGGTTCAAGCAATGTGAAATACATTAATTTTATCGATATTGGTGAGAATGCAACTGTTGAGTATCAGGTATTGACGAACGTCAACACAAAACCCGGACTCTACAAGCTGGATATGATACTTGTCTATGATGACGTCGAAGAACTGCAGACCATTACACAGGCCGGGACGCTGGAGAACCAGAAACGCAAAACCATTGAGAGCAAAGCAGGTATCTACATAGGAGGTACAACTGATTTTGATATCGTTTTCGTTGAGCAGACCATGAGAGGGGATTATTCTTTCTCGGTTTCCAATATCGGTAACAACAAGGCAAGTTCTGTGACCATATCCATTCCTGATCAGGAAGGCTGGAGCATGAACGGTGGTTCTAATTCTGTTGTTCTTGGCAGCCTTCAAAAGGGTGATTATACAATGGCAGATTTTGGGATCACTCCTGACAACTACGGTGAGTTCCTTCCATTGAAATTCCAGATCGCATATACATCAAGTGATGGTGAGAGGGAAGTTCAGGAAAAGGAGTTATCAGTACTTGCATCAAAACCGGTGGTAGTACAGGAATCTGCTAAAAGCAGCGGATCAAAAAGCTGGCTGGTCCTTGCCTTTGCAGTAGCCTGTGTTGCAGGGTTTGTGTTCTATAACAATAAGAAGAAAAAGCTCTGA
- a CDS encoding ABC transporter ATP-binding protein: MSEPLITFRDVWKTYQMGEVQVNALQDVSVSIDRGEFAAIIGPSGSGKSTMMNLVGCLDVPSDGEIFLKSRNISEMTESDLSTLRGKTIGFVFQQYNLIPGMTALENVLLPLEIQEVEDNIAMERAKEALEMVGLSDKLNNRPSQLSGGQQQRVSIARSLACDPELILADEPTGALDSKTGREVMNILQRLWNEKGKTVVMVTHDMDLAQYAARHIVLKDGQIVRDEPNDILSRDRSQSNFDDHNI, encoded by the coding sequence ATGTCAGAACCACTGATCACTTTCAGAGATGTCTGGAAAACCTACCAGATGGGTGAGGTGCAGGTAAATGCTCTCCAGGATGTAAGTGTTTCCATAGACCGTGGAGAGTTTGCAGCTATCATAGGACCATCAGGGAGTGGAAAATCCACAATGATGAACCTCGTAGGATGTCTTGACGTCCCATCCGATGGTGAGATCTTCCTGAAGTCAAGGAATATATCTGAAATGACCGAATCAGACCTTTCCACACTCAGGGGGAAGACGATCGGATTCGTTTTTCAGCAGTATAATCTGATTCCCGGAATGACAGCTCTTGAAAATGTTCTTCTGCCCCTTGAGATCCAGGAAGTTGAAGATAACATTGCCATGGAAAGGGCAAAGGAAGCCCTTGAAATGGTCGGCCTGTCGGACAAGCTGAACAACAGGCCCAGCCAGCTTTCAGGTGGGCAGCAACAACGTGTTTCTATTGCAAGGTCACTGGCCTGTGATCCGGAGCTTATCCTTGCAGATGAACCAACCGGTGCACTGGACAGTAAGACCGGACGTGAGGTTATGAACATTCTTCAAAGGCTCTGGAACGAGAAGGGAAAGACCGTGGTGATGGTAACCCACGATATGGATCTTGCACAGTATGCTGCAAGACATATTGTTCTAAAGGATGGTCAGATAGTTCGCGATGAACCAAATGACATTTTATCCAGGGATAGATCTCAGTCAAACTTTGATGACCATAATATCTAA
- a CDS encoding winged helix-turn-helix domain-containing protein has translation MDSHSNNMKPFQKRSRLEIIRDILKVIRESNNTISPTKLQRLSNLSFQMFEEYVGDLESKGLITVKPYKEKRKIYSLTDKGRNFLDKYEDFVAFLADFGL, from the coding sequence ATGGACTCGCATTCTAACAATATGAAGCCATTCCAGAAAAGAAGCCGCCTGGAGATCATAAGGGATATACTCAAAGTTATCCGCGAGTCCAACAATACGATCAGTCCAACAAAACTTCAGAGATTATCAAATCTTTCCTTCCAGATGTTCGAAGAATATGTAGGAGACCTTGAATCAAAAGGTCTGATCACTGTCAAGCCATACAAGGAAAAACGCAAGATATATTCATTGACCGATAAGGGAAGAAATTTTCTGGATAAATACGAAGATTTCGTAGCATTTCTTGCAGACTTTGGCCTATGA
- a CDS encoding dihydrofolate reductase family protein codes for MCRDAFVLVSASTPEDYLEYLKERNYDFIVTGEEHVDLREALEVLNKKYKARTVLLDSRSGLNEALLGQDLVDEISLIMLTLLIGKEVDTLFANIGKKKPIELELLKCEKLEKDNVWLIYKLKRSSDK; via the coding sequence CTGTGTCGTGATGCTTTCGTTCTTGTATCAGCATCAACACCAGAGGATTATCTGGAATACCTTAAAGAAAGGAATTACGACTTCATTGTAACAGGTGAAGAACACGTTGACCTCCGGGAAGCACTTGAAGTACTTAACAAAAAGTACAAGGCAAGAACAGTCCTTTTAGACAGCAGAAGCGGACTTAACGAAGCCTTGCTCGGACAGGATCTTGTGGATGAGATCAGCCTTATCATGCTGACCCTTTTGATAGGGAAAGAAGTTGATACCTTGTTTGCCAATATTGGAAAGAAGAAACCTATCGAACTTGAACTGTTAAAATGTGAGAAACTGGAGAAGGACAATGTATGGCTTATTTACAAATTAAAGCGTTCTTCTGATAAATGA
- a CDS encoding carboxymuconolactone decarboxylase family protein — MTFLDENLPEASKAFADMRSAVFRNNSLDLKVKELIAVASSVLMRCEKCVKIHSERAKENGATEEEIAEAIAVAMFIAGGSQLHWTEAYEDIFDGSDE; from the coding sequence ATGACATTTTTAGATGAAAATTTACCAGAAGCTTCTAAAGCCTTCGCAGACATGCGTTCAGCAGTATTCAGGAATAATTCACTTGATCTGAAGGTCAAGGAACTTATAGCAGTTGCATCTTCAGTTCTCATGAGATGTGAGAAATGTGTGAAGATACATTCTGAAAGAGCAAAGGAAAACGGTGCAACAGAGGAAGAGATCGCCGAAGCTATAGCAGTAGCAATGTTCATTGCAGGTGGATCACAGTTACACTGGACGGAGGCTTATGAAGATATCTTTGACGGATCCGATGAGTAA
- a CDS encoding tetratricopeptide repeat protein — protein sequence MVVKRSILSLLIVILLISGFSIQAQSLSFEARALNEEGLTFTFNGSYEKALANYDMALDIEPDYIEALDNKASTYYLLGEYDKAIECYDMMLELQPDHVLTLTKKGMAFSEKGDYKSAISMYDQALVSIEKYLIKTSGPNNSSRIDTDMPASEMTDDMSSEEAVVLYHKAKALDTIGQHDEAMNIYGSFLELQMEHSAYIYKEAIACAEEGKTSKAIELYGEALKIDPDNSTIWYHKGQAYDSLGEYEKAIEAYEMVIEFDTKSNDAWWSKAKAHEILGETEPSIAAYEKVVELDHHNIDAWFKLGEAFESTEKYQDALTSYGQVIKLDPDNTRAWQKKGMVLEILGKYDEAIVSYDKALGVDPDTIAKIYLQNPAISRLNTSKEENCYDQTPDFSIESTKIWFDKGSIYLKQGKYENAVESFDKALELETKHPSVWYNKAIALDELGMKSEAVESYTVALKKDASCSEAWYRKGFDLDALDRYNEAVYCYRKAVEIEPEFTLAWYALGLDLDHLEKYDEAIRAYGMVIEQTPDFVDAYYRKGRILAKQGHYSEAIENYQTALTFEPSNPAINTQMHVAISKMESINSSSSIPTVTNSFTGPGLIDMFKIVDLENGYYDPITDNDLNSLDVDLIGVEPHAEDAWFAQGNALLNSEDYSSALSSYNKAILIDPNSSNMWLMRGITFDMLKRQVEAIENYRIAVELNADNTDAWSYLAQDYSNIGDHYHAVECYDNVLRVKPQDTTALFLKARSYDKLGSHESSLVSYDRLLELEPDNLEGLYYRGETYYKLGNYEAAIQSYEKVLEIEPNNVDVMFAQALAFEAANRKEDAIASYDMIYSTEVKDTSVLYKLGEAYEEYALYRNAINCYDDILANTPADTKALSMKGFALYMTGDYNGAMYHYDKVLEIEPNNAAAWYNKATAAYLKSSYVASSEYYAKALELQPNSITAWYNMGFVANIFGDVEGAIKCYENALRIDPTSTSVLYNKRFAHYRIGESVSAETEKNKLESIDPGFIEALDDRGTKFFLPQEYDPTINYELPDRWYDENENNTIKTISK from the coding sequence ATGGTGGTAAAAAGATCCATTCTAAGCTTATTGATAGTTATCCTCCTGATCTCAGGATTTAGCATTCAGGCTCAAAGTCTGAGCTTTGAGGCCAGAGCACTCAATGAAGAAGGACTAACTTTTACATTTAACGGAAGTTATGAAAAAGCATTGGCAAATTACGATATGGCCCTTGACATTGAACCTGATTATATTGAAGCTCTTGATAATAAAGCATCAACATATTATCTTCTTGGGGAGTACGATAAAGCAATAGAATGTTATGACATGATGCTGGAACTTCAACCTGATCATGTGTTAACGCTCACCAAAAAGGGTATGGCCTTTTCTGAAAAAGGTGACTACAAATCTGCTATTTCGATGTATGATCAGGCACTTGTCTCCATTGAAAAATACCTGATCAAAACCAGTGGACCAAACAATTCCAGCAGAATAGATACTGACATGCCAGCATCTGAGATGACAGATGATATGAGCTCAGAAGAAGCAGTCGTACTATATCATAAGGCAAAAGCACTGGACACTATTGGACAACATGATGAAGCAATGAACATCTATGGAAGTTTCCTTGAACTCCAGATGGAACATTCAGCTTACATCTACAAGGAAGCTATAGCTTGTGCAGAAGAAGGCAAGACTTCAAAAGCTATCGAACTATATGGTGAAGCTCTAAAGATCGATCCGGACAATTCCACCATATGGTACCACAAAGGCCAGGCATATGATAGTCTTGGAGAATATGAAAAGGCAATTGAAGCATATGAAATGGTAATCGAGTTCGATACTAAGAGCAACGATGCATGGTGGAGCAAAGCAAAAGCTCATGAGATCCTTGGTGAAACTGAACCATCAATAGCAGCTTATGAAAAAGTTGTAGAACTTGATCACCATAATATCGATGCATGGTTCAAACTTGGTGAAGCATTTGAATCAACTGAAAAATATCAGGATGCTTTAACAAGTTACGGACAGGTGATCAAGCTTGATCCGGATAATACAAGAGCTTGGCAAAAGAAAGGCATGGTACTTGAAATTCTTGGAAAATATGATGAAGCCATTGTTAGTTATGATAAAGCTTTAGGCGTAGACCCCGATACAATTGCAAAGATATATTTACAGAACCCTGCTATTTCCCGATTGAATACAAGCAAGGAAGAAAATTGCTATGATCAAACTCCAGATTTTAGCATTGAATCCACAAAAATATGGTTTGATAAAGGTTCGATCTACCTGAAACAGGGAAAATATGAAAATGCTGTCGAGAGTTTTGACAAAGCACTTGAACTTGAAACAAAGCACCCTTCTGTCTGGTACAATAAAGCGATCGCTCTTGACGAACTAGGGATGAAGAGCGAAGCTGTAGAATCATATACAGTAGCCCTGAAAAAAGATGCATCCTGTTCAGAGGCATGGTATAGGAAAGGCTTTGATCTTGATGCACTCGACAGGTATAACGAAGCTGTCTATTGCTACAGAAAAGCAGTTGAGATAGAACCGGAGTTCACTCTGGCATGGTATGCACTCGGACTTGACCTTGACCACCTCGAAAAATATGATGAAGCTATCAGAGCTTATGGAATGGTCATTGAACAGACCCCCGACTTCGTTGATGCTTATTATAGAAAAGGAAGGATCCTTGCGAAGCAGGGTCATTATTCAGAAGCAATTGAGAATTATCAAACAGCTTTAACATTTGAACCATCAAATCCAGCCATAAACACTCAGATGCATGTAGCCATCAGCAAAATGGAAAGTATCAACAGCTCTTCAAGCATTCCCACCGTTACAAATTCATTTACCGGACCGGGCTTAATTGACATGTTCAAGATCGTCGATCTGGAAAATGGATACTATGATCCAATTACTGATAATGATCTGAATTCCCTTGATGTGGATCTAATAGGTGTTGAACCTCATGCAGAGGACGCCTGGTTTGCACAGGGAAATGCACTTTTAAATTCCGAAGACTATTCATCCGCTCTAAGTTCATACAATAAAGCCATCCTCATAGATCCCAATTCCAGCAATATGTGGCTCATGAGGGGAATTACATTTGATATGCTGAAAAGACAAGTTGAAGCTATTGAAAATTACAGGATAGCAGTGGAACTTAATGCTGATAATACTGATGCATGGTCCTATCTTGCTCAGGATTATAGCAACATCGGGGATCACTATCATGCAGTTGAGTGCTATGACAATGTTCTCAGGGTAAAACCACAGGATACAACTGCATTATTCCTGAAAGCTCGCTCATATGACAAACTTGGATCTCATGAAAGTTCATTAGTTTCTTATGACCGACTTCTGGAGCTAGAACCTGATAACCTTGAAGGATTGTACTATCGCGGAGAAACATACTACAAGCTTGGAAACTACGAAGCTGCGATCCAGTCCTATGAAAAAGTACTGGAAATTGAACCGAATAATGTGGATGTCATGTTCGCACAGGCACTTGCATTTGAAGCTGCCAACAGGAAAGAAGATGCCATCGCATCCTATGACATGATATATTCCACTGAAGTTAAGGATACGTCTGTACTTTACAAGTTGGGTGAAGCATATGAGGAGTACGCCCTTTACAGAAATGCCATCAACTGTTATGATGATATACTGGCAAACACCCCTGCAGACACGAAAGCTCTTAGCATGAAAGGATTTGCGCTCTACATGACCGGGGACTACAATGGTGCTATGTACCATTATGACAAGGTACTTGAGATAGAGCCGAACAATGCCGCTGCGTGGTACAACAAAGCAACTGCTGCTTACCTTAAAAGCAGTTATGTTGCATCATCAGAATACTATGCAAAGGCACTCGAACTACAACCCAATAGCATAACTGCATGGTATAATATGGGATTTGTTGCCAACATCTTCGGGGATGTAGAAGGCGCCATCAAGTGCTATGAAAATGCATTAAGGATCGATCCGACATCGACATCTGTGCTCTACAACAAGAGGTTTGCACATTATAGAATCGGTGAATCGGTATCTGCAGAAACTGAGAAGAACAAACTGGAATCCATTGATCCGGGATTTATCGAGGCACTTGATGACAGGGGAACAAAGTTCTTCCTGCCTCAGGAGTATGACCCTACTATCAACTATGAGCTGCCTGACAGATGGTATGATGAGAACGAGAATAACACAATAAAAACTATCTCAAAGTGA
- a CDS encoding DNA polymerase ligase N-terminal domain-containing protein, translating to MTDKDAFIFVIQKHHARNLHYDLRLEMDGVLKSWAIPKEPPIVEGVKRLAIQTNDHAIEYADFEGTIPEGSYGAGKVEIWDHGRFEPVVVKEKEIVFRLSGEKMKGKFVLLKTNFGKVKNSWLFFKKKS from the coding sequence ATGACTGATAAGGACGCTTTTATATTTGTGATACAGAAGCACCATGCCCGAAATCTTCACTATGATCTGCGTCTGGAGATGGATGGTGTTCTCAAAAGCTGGGCGATCCCTAAGGAACCTCCTATTGTAGAAGGGGTCAAGCGACTTGCCATACAGACCAATGATCATGCAATTGAGTATGCTGATTTTGAAGGAACGATACCTGAAGGCAGCTATGGTGCTGGGAAGGTCGAGATATGGGACCATGGTAGATTTGAACCTGTGGTCGTTAAAGAAAAGGAGATTGTTTTCCGTCTCTCAGGTGAAAAAATGAAAGGCAAGTTCGTCCTGTTAAAGACGAACTTCGGGAAGGTTAAGAATAGTTGGCTCTTCTTTAAGAAAAAAAGTTGA